One segment of Sandaracinaceae bacterium DNA contains the following:
- a CDS encoding phosphodiester glycosidase family protein → MRLGCTHYPACRDLASVASSCSAGNADPAPRPPTRAEPVEPDELPEGVMLRELVHLGARYTVASLDLRRVDLDLYGQDPEHGAVQTIPGLRTWLRAQGKRLVLATNSGIYETDGRPLGLHVERGRELIARNLGTGAGNFYLLPSGVFYVDGEPGAEAAHVVDTTLFDADVTHVRLATQSGPALLLQGELHPRFLPDSDSLKLRSGVGVAVSAPSVVHVAISEDLVRFRDFATLFRDELGCTDALYLDGTVSVLNAPGRRADAHAEGTFGGILVVTEPLSRTRVDPTMS, encoded by the coding sequence ATGCGCCTGGGCTGCACTCACTACCCGGCATGCCGTGACCTCGCGAGCGTCGCCTCGAGCTGCAGCGCGGGCAACGCCGACCCAGCGCCGCGGCCGCCCACGCGGGCCGAACCCGTGGAGCCCGACGAGCTGCCCGAAGGCGTGATGCTGCGCGAGCTGGTGCACCTGGGCGCACGCTACACGGTGGCCTCGCTGGACCTGCGTCGCGTGGACCTCGACCTCTACGGTCAGGACCCGGAGCATGGCGCCGTGCAGACCATCCCCGGTCTGCGCACGTGGCTGCGCGCCCAGGGGAAGCGCCTGGTACTGGCGACCAACAGCGGCATCTACGAGACCGACGGACGCCCACTCGGGCTGCACGTAGAGCGCGGACGAGAGCTCATCGCGCGCAACCTCGGAACCGGCGCGGGCAACTTCTACCTGCTGCCGAGCGGCGTGTTCTACGTGGACGGCGAGCCGGGCGCCGAGGCCGCACACGTGGTGGACACCACGCTCTTCGATGCCGACGTGACCCACGTGCGCTTGGCCACGCAGTCGGGACCGGCGCTGCTGCTGCAGGGCGAGCTGCACCCGCGCTTCTTGCCCGACTCGGACAGCCTCAAGCTGCGCAGCGGCGTGGGCGTGGCGGTGAGCGCGCCGAGCGTGGTGCACGTGGCCATCTCGGAGGACCTCGTGCGCTTCCGCGACTTCGCCACGCTCTTCCGTGACGAGCTTGGGTGCACGGACGCGCTCTACCTGGATGGGACCGTGTCGGTGCTGAACGCTCCGGGCCGGCGCGCGGACGCGCACGCCGAGGGCACGTTCGGCGGCA
- a CDS encoding nuclear transport factor 2 family protein: MAAIERFYADDAVVFENHELARAGREKCAAYEQEAVAKQAEPPRTRAISLACDDTTGRAFVEWLIRWKTAEGTWMRLEEVAAQRWSGDRIVEERFYYEGVIDEGRDDD, from the coding sequence GTGGCGGCCATCGAGCGCTTCTACGCCGACGACGCGGTGGTCTTCGAGAACCACGAGCTCGCGCGTGCAGGCCGTGAGAAGTGCGCCGCCTACGAGCAGGAGGCCGTGGCAAAGCAAGCGGAGCCGCCGCGCACCCGAGCCATCTCGCTGGCGTGCGACGACACCACCGGGCGTGCGTTCGTGGAGTGGCTGATCCGCTGGAAGACGGCCGAGGGCACGTGGATGCGCCTCGAAGAGGTGGCCGCGCAGCGTTGGTCGGGCGACCGCATCGTGGAGGAGCGCTTCTACTACGAAGGCGTCATCGACGAGGGCCGGGACGACGATTGA